The genomic interval ATTTAAAGCTTGTTGTCATAAAAAGGATAGGACATCAAACTGCGAGAATAAAAAGTTTTCCTATTTTCGCGCAAGCGCAACATAATAATTGATAATCAACTTGGGACAATAATTTGATCCCAGAATTAATACCAAAAAATGGCAACAACATCAGATATACGTAACGGACTTTGTATAAATTATAATCACGACATTTATAAAATTGTTGAATTTTTACACGTAAAACCTGGGAAAGGACCTGCTTTTGTACGTACTAAAATGAAAAGTGTAACTACTGGAAAAGTTTTAGATAACACATTTTCTGCAGGTCACAAAATTGATGAAGTAAGAGTAGAAACTCATAAATTTCAATTTTTGTATAATGATGCAGAGGGATATCATTTTATGAATACAGAGGATTATACGCAAATTGCATTACAAGAAACCGCTCTTGATCGCTCTGATTTGTTAAAAGAAGGAGAAGTAGTTACTGTACTTATCAATACAGAAGATAATGCGCCTCTTTCTGTAGATATGCCAGCTTCTGTCATACTTGAAGTAACACATACAGAACCTGGAGTAAAAGGTAATACTGCTACAAATGCGACAAAGCCAGCTACAGTAGAAACAGGAGCAGAGGTAAACGTACCACTTTTTATAAATGAGGGAGATAAAATTAAAGTAGAAACTGATAAAGGAACCTATAAAGAGCGTGTGAAAGAATAATTTTTCACATTCATTCGAATCATAAAATCCTGCAATTTTGCGGGATTTTTTATTTTATAGGAATTGTTTTTTCATTGTTGTGACAACGATATATAGGTATTATATTCGTAGTCGTGAAATTTTCAAAAATATATACTCTTAAAGAGATTGCTAGTATAATAAATACTACCTACATAGGTGATGATTCTTTCCCTGTAAGTGGGATGAATGAAATTCATGTGGTAGAGCCAGGAGATGTTGTTTTTGTGGATCATCCTAAATATTATGATAAAGCACTTCAGAGTGCAGCCACAATCATCCTTATAAACAAAAAAGTTACTTGTCCTGAAGGGAAAGCATTACTCATATCTGATGATCCTTTTAGGGATTTTAATAAACTTACAGATCATTTTAATTCTTTTATAAGCTCAGACAAGATGATTGCAGACTCTGCAAACATAGGCAGTGGTACTAGAATCCAGCCTAATGTTTTTGTGGGTAATAATGTCTCTATTGGAAGTGATTGTCTCATTCACCCCAACGTAGTCTTGTACGATAATACGGTTATAGGCGATAACGTTGTAATTCATGCTGGAGCGATATTGGGTGCAGACGCTTTTTATTATAAAAATCGACCAGAAGGATTTGATAAATTAAAATCTGGAGGCCGCGTGATTGTAAAAAACAATGTAGAAATAGGGGCTGGAGCAACAATTGACAAAGGAGTTACTGGTGATACAACGATAGGGGAAGGGTCAAAACTAGACAATCAAGTTCATATAGGGCATGATACAGTTTTGGGCAAAAAAGTACTAATTGCCGCACAGACAACCGTGGCTGGCTGCGTCGTAATTGAAGATGAGGTAACTTTGTGGGGACAAGTAGGCATCACGAGTGGAATTACCATCGGTAAAAAGGCAGTAATATCGGCACAAAGTGGCGTAAGCAAATCACTTGAAGGAGGTAAAAATTATTTTGGATCTCCAGCTGGTGAAATTAGAACAAAATATAAAGAACTGGCAGCATTACGTCAAGTTCAAGAAGTATTAGAAAAACTAAAGAGAGAGTAATGGCTAAGAGTAATAAAAAAATTGTGGCAGAGTTCTATAATTCTGATTTTTTCAATGAACCAGAAAATATAGACAAATTCTTACATCCAGAAATGAAACTTTTTTGGAATGCTAAGACAGGTTATAGCCATATGGATATAGAGGACATAAGAAATATGGCAGCAGAAGCTGGAAAATCTTTTGATTCTGTAAGGCCAGAGGTCACGCACCTCTTTTCTAAAGAAAACCAAGTAACTATTCGTTTTACTTATTTTGTAACTACGATTGAGCAGCCTGAAATAGAATTACCAATTGCTCATTTTATGGCAATATGGGAGTTAACTGATGGTCTTTTGCAT from Dokdonia sp. Hel_I_53 carries:
- a CDS encoding UDP-3-O-(3-hydroxymyristoyl)glucosamine N-acyltransferase, with product MKFSKIYTLKEIASIINTTYIGDDSFPVSGMNEIHVVEPGDVVFVDHPKYYDKALQSAATIILINKKVTCPEGKALLISDDPFRDFNKLTDHFNSFISSDKMIADSANIGSGTRIQPNVFVGNNVSIGSDCLIHPNVVLYDNTVIGDNVVIHAGAILGADAFYYKNRPEGFDKLKSGGRVIVKNNVEIGAGATIDKGVTGDTTIGEGSKLDNQVHIGHDTVLGKKVLIAAQTTVAGCVVIEDEVTLWGQVGITSGITIGKKAVISAQSGVSKSLEGGKNYFGSPAGEIRTKYKELAALRQVQEVLEKLKRE
- a CDS encoding nuclear transport factor 2 family protein, with the translated sequence MAKSNKKIVAEFYNSDFFNEPENIDKFLHPEMKLFWNAKTGYSHMDIEDIRNMAAEAGKSFDSVRPEVTHLFSKENQVTIRFTYFVTTIEQPEIELPIAHFMAIWELTDGLLHRGYQMSQPIEESKEAMKSWK
- the efp gene encoding elongation factor P, yielding MATTSDIRNGLCINYNHDIYKIVEFLHVKPGKGPAFVRTKMKSVTTGKVLDNTFSAGHKIDEVRVETHKFQFLYNDAEGYHFMNTEDYTQIALQETALDRSDLLKEGEVVTVLINTEDNAPLSVDMPASVILEVTHTEPGVKGNTATNATKPATVETGAEVNVPLFINEGDKIKVETDKGTYKERVKE